The following are encoded in a window of Alosa sapidissima isolate fAloSap1 chromosome 12, fAloSap1.pri, whole genome shotgun sequence genomic DNA:
- the lhx9 gene encoding LIM/homeobox protein Lhx9 isoform X4, producing the protein MEVVGCKAKESSCTLRPAAMLFHGISGDHIQGIMEEMERRSKTDSRLAKGVQMNGRETTMPNMNPEKPALCAGCGGKISDRYYLLAVDKQWHLRCLKCCECKLALESELTCFAKDGSIYCKEDYYRFSVQRCARCHLGISASEMVMRARDSVYHLSCFTCTTCNKTLTTGDHFGMKDNLVYCRVHFETLVQGDYHPQLNYAELAAKGAGLALPYFNGTGGTVQKGRPRKRKSPAMGIDIASYNSGCNENEADHLDRDQQSYPPSQKTKRMRTSFKHHQLRTMKSYFAINHNPDAKDLKQLAQKTGLTKRVLQVWFQNARAKFRRNILRQENGGVDKADGSSLPPPSADGSALTPPSTATTLTDLTNPSITVVTSVTSSLDSQDSGSPSQTTLTNLF; encoded by the exons ATGGAAGTTGTGGGGTGCAAGGCAAAAGAAAGCAGTTGCACATTGCGTCCAGCAGCCATGCTTTTCCACGGCATCTCCGGGGATCACATTCAAGGAAtcatggaggagatggagaggagatcCAAAACGGATTCTCGTCTCGCCAAAGGGGTGCAAATGAACGGAAGAGAAACG ACAATGCCCAACATGAATCCAGAGAAGCCTGCCCTGTGCGCCGGCTGTGGAGGAAAGATCTCGGATAGATACTACCTGCTGGCTGTGGACAAGCAGTGGCACCTCAGGTGTCTCAAGTGCTGTGAATGTAAACTGGCCCTGGAGTCAGAACTCACATGCTTCGCCAAGGATGGTAGCATTTACTGCAAAGAGGATTACTACAG GTTCTCCGTGCAGAGATGTGCCCGCTGCCACCTCGGGATCTCGGCCTCGGAAATGGTGATGCGCGCGAGGGACTCCGTGTACCATCTCAGTTGCTTCACGTGCACCACCTGCAACAAGACACTGACGACTGGCGACCATTTCGGCATGAAAGACAACTTGGTTTACTGTAGGGTTCATTTCGAGACACTTGTGCAGGGAGACTACCACCCCCAGTTGAACTACGCCGAGTTAGCGGCCAAAGGCGCAGGGCTAGCTTTGCCTTACTTCAACGGCACCGGCGGGACGGTTCAGAAGGGAAGGCCCAGGAAAAGAAAAAGTCCGGCCATGGGGATAGACATAGCCAGTTACAACTCAG GTTGTAACGAAAACGAAGCGGATCACCTGGATCGAGATCAGCAGTCCTACCCACCCTCCCAGAAGACCAAACGCATGCGTACGTCCTTCAAGCACCACCAGCTCCGCACCATGAAATCCTACTTCGCCATTAACCACAATCCGGATGCCAAGGATTTAAAACAACTGGCCCAGAAGACAGGCCTGACCAAAAGAGTTCTACAG gtttggttccaaaacgcacGAGCCAAATTCAGAAGGAACATTTTGCGGCAGGAGAATGGGGGTGTTGATAAGGCCGACGGTTCGTCACTGCCTCCGCCCTCCGCCGATGGCTCAGCGCTCACCCCCCCCAGCACGGCCACCACACTAACAGACCTGACCAATCCCTCAATCACTGTAGTCACCTCAGTCACCTCTAGTCTGGACAGCCAGGACTCGGGGAGCCCCTCACAAACTACCTTGACAAATCTTTTCTAA
- the lhx9 gene encoding LIM/homeobox protein Lhx9 isoform X2, protein MEVVGCKAKESSCTLRPAAMLFHGISGDHIQGIMEEMERRSKTDSRLAKGVQMNGRETSFREYTMLFGHTSEINLDFKTMPNMNPEKPALCAGCGGKISDRYYLLAVDKQWHLRCLKCCECKLALESELTCFAKDGSIYCKEDYYRFSVQRCARCHLGISASEMVMRARDSVYHLSCFTCTTCNKTLTTGDHFGMKDNLVYCRVHFETLVQGDYHPQLNYAELAAKGAGLALPYFNGTGGTVQKGRPRKRKSPAMGIDIASYNSGCNENEADHLDRDQQSYPPSQKTKRMRTSFKHHQLRTMKSYFAINHNPDAKDLKQLAQKTGLTKRVLQVWFQNARAKFRRNILRQENGGVDKADGSSLPPPSADGSALTPPSTATTLTDLTNPSITVVTSVTSSLDSQDSGSPSQTTLTNLF, encoded by the exons ATGGAAGTTGTGGGGTGCAAGGCAAAAGAAAGCAGTTGCACATTGCGTCCAGCAGCCATGCTTTTCCACGGCATCTCCGGGGATCACATTCAAGGAAtcatggaggagatggagaggagatcCAAAACGGATTCTCGTCTCGCCAAAGGGGTGCAAATGAACGGAAGAGAAACG TCATTCCGTGAATACACTATGCTGTTTGGCCATACCTCTGAAATCAACTTGGATTTCAAA ACAATGCCCAACATGAATCCAGAGAAGCCTGCCCTGTGCGCCGGCTGTGGAGGAAAGATCTCGGATAGATACTACCTGCTGGCTGTGGACAAGCAGTGGCACCTCAGGTGTCTCAAGTGCTGTGAATGTAAACTGGCCCTGGAGTCAGAACTCACATGCTTCGCCAAGGATGGTAGCATTTACTGCAAAGAGGATTACTACAG GTTCTCCGTGCAGAGATGTGCCCGCTGCCACCTCGGGATCTCGGCCTCGGAAATGGTGATGCGCGCGAGGGACTCCGTGTACCATCTCAGTTGCTTCACGTGCACCACCTGCAACAAGACACTGACGACTGGCGACCATTTCGGCATGAAAGACAACTTGGTTTACTGTAGGGTTCATTTCGAGACACTTGTGCAGGGAGACTACCACCCCCAGTTGAACTACGCCGAGTTAGCGGCCAAAGGCGCAGGGCTAGCTTTGCCTTACTTCAACGGCACCGGCGGGACGGTTCAGAAGGGAAGGCCCAGGAAAAGAAAAAGTCCGGCCATGGGGATAGACATAGCCAGTTACAACTCAG GTTGTAACGAAAACGAAGCGGATCACCTGGATCGAGATCAGCAGTCCTACCCACCCTCCCAGAAGACCAAACGCATGCGTACGTCCTTCAAGCACCACCAGCTCCGCACCATGAAATCCTACTTCGCCATTAACCACAATCCGGATGCCAAGGATTTAAAACAACTGGCCCAGAAGACAGGCCTGACCAAAAGAGTTCTACAG gtttggttccaaaacgcacGAGCCAAATTCAGAAGGAACATTTTGCGGCAGGAGAATGGGGGTGTTGATAAGGCCGACGGTTCGTCACTGCCTCCGCCCTCCGCCGATGGCTCAGCGCTCACCCCCCCCAGCACGGCCACCACACTAACAGACCTGACCAATCCCTCAATCACTGTAGTCACCTCAGTCACCTCTAGTCTGGACAGCCAGGACTCGGGGAGCCCCTCACAAACTACCTTGACAAATCTTTTCTAA
- the lhx9 gene encoding LIM/homeobox protein Lhx9 isoform X1 codes for MEVVGCKAKESSCTLRPAAMLFHGISGDHIQGIMEEMERRSKTDSRLAKGVQMNGRETSFREYTMLFGHTSEINLDFKTMPNMNPEKPALCAGCGGKISDRYYLLAVDKQWHLRCLKCCECKLALESELTCFAKDGSIYCKEDYYRRFSVQRCARCHLGISASEMVMRARDSVYHLSCFTCTTCNKTLTTGDHFGMKDNLVYCRVHFETLVQGDYHPQLNYAELAAKGAGLALPYFNGTGGTVQKGRPRKRKSPAMGIDIASYNSGCNENEADHLDRDQQSYPPSQKTKRMRTSFKHHQLRTMKSYFAINHNPDAKDLKQLAQKTGLTKRVLQVWFQNARAKFRRNILRQENGGVDKADGSSLPPPSADGSALTPPSTATTLTDLTNPSITVVTSVTSSLDSQDSGSPSQTTLTNLF; via the exons ATGGAAGTTGTGGGGTGCAAGGCAAAAGAAAGCAGTTGCACATTGCGTCCAGCAGCCATGCTTTTCCACGGCATCTCCGGGGATCACATTCAAGGAAtcatggaggagatggagaggagatcCAAAACGGATTCTCGTCTCGCCAAAGGGGTGCAAATGAACGGAAGAGAAACG TCATTCCGTGAATACACTATGCTGTTTGGCCATACCTCTGAAATCAACTTGGATTTCAAA ACAATGCCCAACATGAATCCAGAGAAGCCTGCCCTGTGCGCCGGCTGTGGAGGAAAGATCTCGGATAGATACTACCTGCTGGCTGTGGACAAGCAGTGGCACCTCAGGTGTCTCAAGTGCTGTGAATGTAAACTGGCCCTGGAGTCAGAACTCACATGCTTCGCCAAGGATGGTAGCATTTACTGCAAAGAGGATTACTACAG AAGGTTCTCCGTGCAGAGATGTGCCCGCTGCCACCTCGGGATCTCGGCCTCGGAAATGGTGATGCGCGCGAGGGACTCCGTGTACCATCTCAGTTGCTTCACGTGCACCACCTGCAACAAGACACTGACGACTGGCGACCATTTCGGCATGAAAGACAACTTGGTTTACTGTAGGGTTCATTTCGAGACACTTGTGCAGGGAGACTACCACCCCCAGTTGAACTACGCCGAGTTAGCGGCCAAAGGCGCAGGGCTAGCTTTGCCTTACTTCAACGGCACCGGCGGGACGGTTCAGAAGGGAAGGCCCAGGAAAAGAAAAAGTCCGGCCATGGGGATAGACATAGCCAGTTACAACTCAG GTTGTAACGAAAACGAAGCGGATCACCTGGATCGAGATCAGCAGTCCTACCCACCCTCCCAGAAGACCAAACGCATGCGTACGTCCTTCAAGCACCACCAGCTCCGCACCATGAAATCCTACTTCGCCATTAACCACAATCCGGATGCCAAGGATTTAAAACAACTGGCCCAGAAGACAGGCCTGACCAAAAGAGTTCTACAG gtttggttccaaaacgcacGAGCCAAATTCAGAAGGAACATTTTGCGGCAGGAGAATGGGGGTGTTGATAAGGCCGACGGTTCGTCACTGCCTCCGCCCTCCGCCGATGGCTCAGCGCTCACCCCCCCCAGCACGGCCACCACACTAACAGACCTGACCAATCCCTCAATCACTGTAGTCACCTCAGTCACCTCTAGTCTGGACAGCCAGGACTCGGGGAGCCCCTCACAAACTACCTTGACAAATCTTTTCTAA
- the lhx9 gene encoding LIM/homeobox protein Lhx9 isoform X3 encodes MEVVGCKAKESSCTLRPAAMLFHGISGDHIQGIMEEMERRSKTDSRLAKGVQMNGRETTMPNMNPEKPALCAGCGGKISDRYYLLAVDKQWHLRCLKCCECKLALESELTCFAKDGSIYCKEDYYRRFSVQRCARCHLGISASEMVMRARDSVYHLSCFTCTTCNKTLTTGDHFGMKDNLVYCRVHFETLVQGDYHPQLNYAELAAKGAGLALPYFNGTGGTVQKGRPRKRKSPAMGIDIASYNSGCNENEADHLDRDQQSYPPSQKTKRMRTSFKHHQLRTMKSYFAINHNPDAKDLKQLAQKTGLTKRVLQVWFQNARAKFRRNILRQENGGVDKADGSSLPPPSADGSALTPPSTATTLTDLTNPSITVVTSVTSSLDSQDSGSPSQTTLTNLF; translated from the exons ATGGAAGTTGTGGGGTGCAAGGCAAAAGAAAGCAGTTGCACATTGCGTCCAGCAGCCATGCTTTTCCACGGCATCTCCGGGGATCACATTCAAGGAAtcatggaggagatggagaggagatcCAAAACGGATTCTCGTCTCGCCAAAGGGGTGCAAATGAACGGAAGAGAAACG ACAATGCCCAACATGAATCCAGAGAAGCCTGCCCTGTGCGCCGGCTGTGGAGGAAAGATCTCGGATAGATACTACCTGCTGGCTGTGGACAAGCAGTGGCACCTCAGGTGTCTCAAGTGCTGTGAATGTAAACTGGCCCTGGAGTCAGAACTCACATGCTTCGCCAAGGATGGTAGCATTTACTGCAAAGAGGATTACTACAG AAGGTTCTCCGTGCAGAGATGTGCCCGCTGCCACCTCGGGATCTCGGCCTCGGAAATGGTGATGCGCGCGAGGGACTCCGTGTACCATCTCAGTTGCTTCACGTGCACCACCTGCAACAAGACACTGACGACTGGCGACCATTTCGGCATGAAAGACAACTTGGTTTACTGTAGGGTTCATTTCGAGACACTTGTGCAGGGAGACTACCACCCCCAGTTGAACTACGCCGAGTTAGCGGCCAAAGGCGCAGGGCTAGCTTTGCCTTACTTCAACGGCACCGGCGGGACGGTTCAGAAGGGAAGGCCCAGGAAAAGAAAAAGTCCGGCCATGGGGATAGACATAGCCAGTTACAACTCAG GTTGTAACGAAAACGAAGCGGATCACCTGGATCGAGATCAGCAGTCCTACCCACCCTCCCAGAAGACCAAACGCATGCGTACGTCCTTCAAGCACCACCAGCTCCGCACCATGAAATCCTACTTCGCCATTAACCACAATCCGGATGCCAAGGATTTAAAACAACTGGCCCAGAAGACAGGCCTGACCAAAAGAGTTCTACAG gtttggttccaaaacgcacGAGCCAAATTCAGAAGGAACATTTTGCGGCAGGAGAATGGGGGTGTTGATAAGGCCGACGGTTCGTCACTGCCTCCGCCCTCCGCCGATGGCTCAGCGCTCACCCCCCCCAGCACGGCCACCACACTAACAGACCTGACCAATCCCTCAATCACTGTAGTCACCTCAGTCACCTCTAGTCTGGACAGCCAGGACTCGGGGAGCCCCTCACAAACTACCTTGACAAATCTTTTCTAA
- the lhx9 gene encoding LIM/homeobox protein Lhx9 isoform X5, with amino-acid sequence MEVVGCKAKESSCTLRPAAMLFHGISGDHIQGIMEEMERRSKTDSRLAKGVQMNGRETSFREYTMLFGHTSEINLDFKTMPNMNPEKPALCAGCGGKISDRYYLLAVDKQWHLRCLKCCECKLALESELTCFAKDGSIYCKEDYYRRFSVQRCARCHLGISASEMVMRARDSVYHLSCFTCTTCNKTLTTGDHFGMKDNLVYCRVHFETLVQGDYHPQLNYAELAAKGAGLALPYFNGTGGTVQKGRPRKRKSPAMGIDIASYNSGCNENEADHLDRDQQSYPPSQKTKRMRTSFKHHQLRTMKSYFAINHNPDAKDLKQLAQKTGLTKRVLQGEQIMGHYSNTSRRLKIP; translated from the exons ATGGAAGTTGTGGGGTGCAAGGCAAAAGAAAGCAGTTGCACATTGCGTCCAGCAGCCATGCTTTTCCACGGCATCTCCGGGGATCACATTCAAGGAAtcatggaggagatggagaggagatcCAAAACGGATTCTCGTCTCGCCAAAGGGGTGCAAATGAACGGAAGAGAAACG TCATTCCGTGAATACACTATGCTGTTTGGCCATACCTCTGAAATCAACTTGGATTTCAAA ACAATGCCCAACATGAATCCAGAGAAGCCTGCCCTGTGCGCCGGCTGTGGAGGAAAGATCTCGGATAGATACTACCTGCTGGCTGTGGACAAGCAGTGGCACCTCAGGTGTCTCAAGTGCTGTGAATGTAAACTGGCCCTGGAGTCAGAACTCACATGCTTCGCCAAGGATGGTAGCATTTACTGCAAAGAGGATTACTACAG AAGGTTCTCCGTGCAGAGATGTGCCCGCTGCCACCTCGGGATCTCGGCCTCGGAAATGGTGATGCGCGCGAGGGACTCCGTGTACCATCTCAGTTGCTTCACGTGCACCACCTGCAACAAGACACTGACGACTGGCGACCATTTCGGCATGAAAGACAACTTGGTTTACTGTAGGGTTCATTTCGAGACACTTGTGCAGGGAGACTACCACCCCCAGTTGAACTACGCCGAGTTAGCGGCCAAAGGCGCAGGGCTAGCTTTGCCTTACTTCAACGGCACCGGCGGGACGGTTCAGAAGGGAAGGCCCAGGAAAAGAAAAAGTCCGGCCATGGGGATAGACATAGCCAGTTACAACTCAG GTTGTAACGAAAACGAAGCGGATCACCTGGATCGAGATCAGCAGTCCTACCCACCCTCCCAGAAGACCAAACGCATGCGTACGTCCTTCAAGCACCACCAGCTCCGCACCATGAAATCCTACTTCGCCATTAACCACAATCCGGATGCCAAGGATTTAAAACAACTGGCCCAGAAGACAGGCCTGACCAAAAGAGTTCTACAG
- the lhx9 gene encoding LIM/homeobox protein Lhx9 isoform X6, whose product MEVVGCKAKESSCTLRPAAMLFHGISGDHIQGIMEEMERRSKTDSRLAKGVQMNGRETTMPNMNPEKPALCAGCGGKISDRYYLLAVDKQWHLRCLKCCECKLALESELTCFAKDGSIYCKEDYYRRFSVQRCARCHLGISASEMVMRARDSVYHLSCFTCTTCNKTLTTGDHFGMKDNLVYCRVHFETLVQGDYHPQLNYAELAAKGAGLALPYFNGTGGTVQKGRPRKRKSPAMGIDIASYNSGCNENEADHLDRDQQSYPPSQKTKRMRTSFKHHQLRTMKSYFAINHNPDAKDLKQLAQKTGLTKRVLQGEQIMGHYSNTSRRLKIP is encoded by the exons ATGGAAGTTGTGGGGTGCAAGGCAAAAGAAAGCAGTTGCACATTGCGTCCAGCAGCCATGCTTTTCCACGGCATCTCCGGGGATCACATTCAAGGAAtcatggaggagatggagaggagatcCAAAACGGATTCTCGTCTCGCCAAAGGGGTGCAAATGAACGGAAGAGAAACG ACAATGCCCAACATGAATCCAGAGAAGCCTGCCCTGTGCGCCGGCTGTGGAGGAAAGATCTCGGATAGATACTACCTGCTGGCTGTGGACAAGCAGTGGCACCTCAGGTGTCTCAAGTGCTGTGAATGTAAACTGGCCCTGGAGTCAGAACTCACATGCTTCGCCAAGGATGGTAGCATTTACTGCAAAGAGGATTACTACAG AAGGTTCTCCGTGCAGAGATGTGCCCGCTGCCACCTCGGGATCTCGGCCTCGGAAATGGTGATGCGCGCGAGGGACTCCGTGTACCATCTCAGTTGCTTCACGTGCACCACCTGCAACAAGACACTGACGACTGGCGACCATTTCGGCATGAAAGACAACTTGGTTTACTGTAGGGTTCATTTCGAGACACTTGTGCAGGGAGACTACCACCCCCAGTTGAACTACGCCGAGTTAGCGGCCAAAGGCGCAGGGCTAGCTTTGCCTTACTTCAACGGCACCGGCGGGACGGTTCAGAAGGGAAGGCCCAGGAAAAGAAAAAGTCCGGCCATGGGGATAGACATAGCCAGTTACAACTCAG GTTGTAACGAAAACGAAGCGGATCACCTGGATCGAGATCAGCAGTCCTACCCACCCTCCCAGAAGACCAAACGCATGCGTACGTCCTTCAAGCACCACCAGCTCCGCACCATGAAATCCTACTTCGCCATTAACCACAATCCGGATGCCAAGGATTTAAAACAACTGGCCCAGAAGACAGGCCTGACCAAAAGAGTTCTACAG